The Methylomusa anaerophila genome has a segment encoding these proteins:
- a CDS encoding ABC-F family ATP-binding cassette domain-containing protein yields the protein MSLLQVQGLSKSFGTHTILENVSFEIRRGEKVGLIGPNGAGKTTLFRILLGLETSDNGLVALTPGQQAAYVEQDIELRQNTLYEELCTAFQDILACQQQMQRLEAAIALEQDKDNLASLMKEYGLVVDRFERGGGYEYENTVRKVAFGLGFTNEDLAKNPRAFSGGQKTRISLARALIRQPDFLFLDEPTNHLDLGMVEWLEEFLAGYPGAVLVISHDRYFLDEAVDRILAVEDGQIQDYNGNYSQYLEQKAERTEALERAYNKQQAMIAKTEEYISRYRAGIKSKQARGRETRLKRLNRLERPGEAGGFDFFVFNPPGECAERVAELGETAAGYGNKPVFSGVSLLIRRGEGVALVGPNGAGKTTLLKLFTGDLAPLSGRVKLGSRVKIGYFSQEHEGLNPNNRVLDEIMNEFAFSEERARHYLGAFLFRGDEVYKLVGDLSGGEKARIALLKLMLTGANFLILDEPTNHLDISAREAVEEAIMSFPGTFLTVSHDRYFLDKVADRVVELAAGSITEYAGNYSYYRDKKAAALKEAARTAAKAVQAKSKPAKPEGRDAYRGKKPDPAKLAKKLEEEITGLEAELAELELRLNDPDSHTDAGLSRELAEQYSKAQAALEAKYSEWLELTN from the coding sequence CCGGGAAAACCACATTGTTTCGCATTCTGCTGGGATTGGAAACGTCGGACAACGGACTGGTCGCTCTGACTCCCGGCCAACAGGCGGCCTATGTTGAGCAGGATATAGAATTGAGGCAAAACACTCTTTATGAAGAACTTTGTACGGCATTTCAGGACATTCTTGCCTGCCAGCAGCAAATGCAGCGGCTTGAAGCCGCGATCGCCTTAGAACAGGACAAGGATAACCTGGCTTCCCTCATGAAGGAATATGGTTTGGTTGTTGACCGGTTCGAACGGGGCGGCGGCTACGAGTACGAGAATACCGTCAGGAAAGTGGCTTTCGGCTTAGGTTTCACCAATGAAGATTTAGCCAAAAATCCCCGGGCATTTTCCGGCGGCCAGAAAACCAGAATCAGTTTGGCCAGGGCTCTGATCCGGCAGCCCGACTTTCTCTTTTTAGACGAGCCTACCAACCATTTAGACTTAGGTATGGTAGAATGGCTGGAAGAATTTTTAGCCGGATACCCGGGGGCGGTTCTGGTGATCTCTCATGACCGCTACTTTTTGGATGAAGCGGTTGACCGTATCCTGGCTGTGGAAGACGGCCAAATCCAAGACTATAACGGAAATTATAGCCAATATCTGGAACAAAAGGCTGAACGCACCGAGGCGCTGGAACGGGCCTATAATAAACAGCAGGCTATGATTGCCAAAACCGAGGAATATATCAGCCGCTACCGGGCCGGGATCAAATCGAAACAGGCCAGAGGCCGGGAAACAAGGCTAAAGCGCTTAAATCGGCTGGAGCGGCCCGGGGAAGCCGGCGGATTTGATTTCTTCGTTTTTAATCCGCCGGGCGAATGCGCCGAACGGGTGGCGGAGCTGGGGGAAACTGCTGCCGGGTATGGGAATAAACCAGTTTTTTCCGGGGTGTCGCTTTTAATCCGGCGGGGTGAGGGTGTCGCCCTGGTCGGACCAAACGGGGCGGGGAAAACAACGCTGTTAAAACTGTTTACAGGCGATTTGGCCCCTTTAAGCGGCAGGGTTAAACTGGGCAGCCGGGTGAAAATAGGGTATTTTTCCCAAGAACACGAGGGACTCAATCCCAATAACCGGGTCCTGGATGAGATTATGAACGAATTCGCCTTTAGTGAAGAGCGGGCGCGGCACTATTTAGGCGCCTTTCTGTTCCGGGGCGACGAAGTCTATAAGTTGGTGGGCGACCTTTCCGGCGGTGAAAAAGCACGGATAGCCCTGCTTAAACTGATGCTTACCGGCGCCAACTTCCTGATTCTCGACGAACCGACCAATCATCTTGACATTTCCGCCCGGGAAGCCGTGGAAGAAGCTATTATGAGTTTTCCCGGAACCTTCCTTACCGTATCTCACGACCGTTATTTCCTGGATAAAGTCGCCGACCGGGTTGTGGAACTGGCGGCAGGAAGTATAACCGAGTATGCGGGCAACTACAGCTATTACCGGGATAAAAAGGCTGCCGCTCTTAAAGAAGCTGCCAGGACGGCGGCGAAAGCCGTTCAAGCTAAGAGCAAACCGGCAAAGCCGGAGGGCAGGGACGCCTATCGCGGGAAGAAGCCTGACCCGGCTAAACTGGCAAAAAAGCTGGAAGAAGAAATCACCGGCCTGGAAGCGGAACTGGCCGAGCTGGAGCTAAGGCTGAACGACCCTGACAGCCACACCGACGCCGGCCTTAGCCGGGAACTGGCGGAACAATACAGTAAGGCGCAAGCTGCGCTTGAGGCGAAGTATAGTGAGTGGCTGGAGCTTACCAATTGA
- a CDS encoding sigma factor, which translates to MDLHTLVITAQQDTDAGSSMAEICRRFTGLVKKHAYQPHLKGLHEDAMGEGWLAVVQAVRSFQPAAGVPVAGYIESRVKFAVWNLFKRERRRWEREMSLNGGGDDDEGGALPLLNLLAADADVPAAVEAKLNAVKVRQALSGLPEKTAAGFDPDIADGSTFERCGR; encoded by the coding sequence ATGGATTTGCATACATTGGTTATTACGGCCCAGCAAGATACGGACGCTGGGAGCTCAATGGCGGAAATATGCCGCCGGTTTACCGGGCTGGTCAAAAAACATGCCTATCAGCCGCATCTGAAAGGACTTCATGAAGACGCCATGGGGGAAGGGTGGTTAGCTGTAGTTCAGGCTGTCCGTAGTTTCCAACCTGCGGCCGGAGTGCCTGTTGCGGGATATATAGAAAGCCGGGTTAAATTCGCCGTCTGGAATCTGTTCAAGCGGGAGCGCCGCCGGTGGGAGCGGGAAATGTCCCTGAACGGCGGCGGGGACGATGACGAAGGCGGCGCATTGCCCCTCCTGAATCTATTGGCGGCAGATGCGGATGTGCCGGCGGCAGTGGAAGCCAAGCTAAACGCGGTCAAGGTGAGACAGGCACTGAGCGGCCTGCCGGAAAAAACAGCGGCTGGCTTTGACCCGGACATTGCTGACGGATCAACGTTTGAAAGATGTGGCCGGTGA
- a CDS encoding DUF1659 domain-containing protein gives MAIVKVPQTGKLLIKVQTGLNTAGNPVYRQRTFANVKAGVSDDDLFAIGQGLGSLQQHTVSDITRVDAGNLVDQ, from the coding sequence ATGGCAATAGTAAAAGTACCGCAGACCGGCAAGTTGCTGATTAAGGTGCAGACCGGGCTGAACACCGCCGGTAATCCTGTTTATCGGCAGCGTACTTTCGCCAATGTGAAGGCGGGAGTGAGCGACGACGATTTATTCGCAATCGGTCAAGGACTGGGAAGTCTTCAGCAGCATACCGTGAGTGACATTACCCGCGTGGATGCCGGCAATCTCGTTGACCAGTAA
- a CDS encoding DUF2922 domain-containing protein, with amino-acid sequence MAKTLELVFRNAAGKEVVLSLPDPKDGLTLAEARTVMNDIVSKNIFSVKGVDLVEDAEARVRTSDTVELV; translated from the coding sequence ATGGCGAAAACCCTGGAACTTGTTTTCCGCAACGCGGCAGGCAAAGAAGTGGTACTGAGCCTGCCTGACCCCAAGGATGGCCTGACCTTAGCCGAAGCTCGAACTGTAATGAACGACATCGTCAGTAAAAACATTTTTTCGGTCAAAGGGGTTGACCTGGTAGAGGATGCGGAGGCTCGCGTCCGCACCAGTGATACCGTTGAATTGGTATAA
- a CDS encoding YvrJ family protein, whose protein sequence is MEQLLSYMSGYGFPMVVAAFLLVRMEGRLEKLTASISDLTKIITERL, encoded by the coding sequence ATGGAACAACTGCTAAGCTATATGTCCGGCTATGGTTTTCCGATGGTGGTAGCCGCGTTTCTGCTGGTACGCATGGAAGGGCGATTGGAAAAGCTTACTGCCAGTATTAGCGATCTGACGAAAATTATAACGGAACGCCTGTAA
- the recD2 gene encoding SF1B family DNA helicase RecD2, whose translation MFDAVDKSLEGIVDSITFQSGDGSFTVFRLRPGGQERGTVAVVGKFPAPLMGEQVILAGQWVEHLRFGRQFKADTYRRIAPTSEKGIERFLASGAVKGVGAAMAARLVKHFGAKTLEVIEFFPQRLVEIEGIGSKKADMIHKSYTDQAELREVMLFLEMNGVSGAYAAKIYACYDADAIAVLQSDPYRMAEEVSGIGFRIADQIAGALGFSRDHPSRLAAGVQYALLQIAQAGHCCVPEEMLTQETAKLLGLDSAEVAAVVGTLIKQGKLRTEDFHGMLLVYPTYLYRAERYVAQRLLELKKKVAAINDKDFAALVAAWEADSSLRLAGAQRNALVAALEHGILVLTGGPGTGKTTTVRGILKLLQDQGLKIVLGAPTGRAAKRLSETTGREAMTIHRLLEAGGGGEEDPLFARNEDNPLDAAAVIIDETSMMDITLMSHFLRALPDGCRVILVGDVDQLPAVGPGSVLKDIIRSGVISVVKLTEVFRQTGESMIVLNAHRINRGYIPDCKSSLDFQFREIDEGAAVADAIVELCRSELAKEGFDVQREVQVLSPMHKQVCGVENLNKLLQAALNPHTENKAAIIGVNQLFREGDKVMQTRNNYIKRVFNGDIGFILAIEEGKVIVRYPDDDVVYDRGEHDELTLAYAMSVHKSQGSEYPVVIMPLTPGHHIMLQRNLLYTAITRARERVILLGTRAALQTAVGNDRTRRRYSLLAERIRGEGLC comes from the coding sequence ATGTTTGACGCGGTGGACAAGTCGCTGGAAGGTATTGTGGACAGCATCACCTTCCAGAGCGGGGACGGCAGTTTCACCGTATTTCGCTTGCGGCCCGGCGGACAGGAGCGGGGGACAGTCGCGGTCGTCGGCAAGTTTCCTGCGCCGCTGATGGGAGAACAAGTGATTCTCGCCGGCCAATGGGTGGAACACCTGCGCTTCGGGCGGCAGTTCAAAGCTGATACGTACCGGCGGATAGCTCCTACCAGCGAAAAAGGCATAGAACGTTTTTTGGCTTCCGGCGCCGTCAAGGGTGTGGGCGCGGCGATGGCGGCCCGGCTGGTGAAACATTTTGGGGCCAAAACCCTGGAAGTTATTGAATTTTTCCCTCAGCGCCTGGTGGAGATCGAAGGAATTGGCAGCAAAAAAGCGGACATGATCCACAAGTCGTATACCGACCAGGCCGAGCTGCGGGAAGTTATGCTGTTTCTGGAAATGAACGGCGTTTCCGGCGCATACGCTGCCAAAATTTATGCCTGTTATGACGCCGACGCCATTGCCGTGCTGCAATCAGACCCGTATCGAATGGCGGAAGAAGTGTCCGGTATCGGCTTTCGTATCGCCGATCAGATCGCCGGCGCCCTGGGGTTTTCACGCGATCACCCGTCCCGGCTGGCCGCCGGCGTCCAGTATGCCCTGCTGCAAATCGCCCAGGCCGGCCACTGCTGTGTGCCGGAAGAGATGCTGACGCAAGAGACGGCAAAACTCCTTGGCCTTGATTCGGCTGAAGTGGCTGCGGTTGTCGGCACTCTTATTAAGCAAGGGAAACTGCGTACCGAAGATTTCCACGGGATGCTCCTGGTGTACCCAACCTATTTGTACCGGGCCGAAAGATACGTTGCCCAGCGGCTGCTGGAGCTTAAGAAAAAAGTTGCCGCAATTAACGACAAAGATTTTGCCGCCCTGGTAGCCGCCTGGGAGGCCGACTCCTCCCTTAGGCTGGCCGGCGCCCAGCGTAACGCGCTGGTAGCTGCTTTGGAACATGGCATACTGGTCTTGACAGGAGGGCCCGGCACAGGGAAAACCACCACCGTACGAGGAATTCTGAAGTTGCTTCAGGATCAGGGGCTTAAAATCGTCTTGGGCGCTCCCACCGGGCGGGCGGCTAAACGGTTAAGTGAAACAACGGGGCGGGAGGCCATGACCATTCATCGCCTGCTGGAAGCGGGCGGCGGCGGTGAAGAAGATCCTCTGTTTGCCCGCAATGAGGACAATCCGTTGGACGCCGCCGCTGTTATTATTGATGAGACTTCCATGATGGATATTACCCTGATGAGCCATTTTTTGCGGGCGTTGCCGGACGGATGCCGGGTCATTCTGGTGGGTGACGTGGATCAGCTGCCGGCGGTTGGGCCGGGTTCGGTATTAAAGGATATTATCCGTTCAGGTGTCATTTCCGTGGTCAAACTTACTGAAGTTTTCCGGCAAACAGGCGAGAGTATGATTGTTTTAAATGCCCACCGCATCAACCGGGGCTATATTCCGGATTGCAAAAGCAGTCTGGATTTCCAGTTTCGCGAAATTGACGAAGGGGCGGCAGTCGCCGACGCCATTGTTGAACTTTGCCGGTCGGAGCTGGCAAAGGAAGGGTTTGACGTTCAACGGGAAGTACAGGTTCTTTCCCCCATGCACAAGCAGGTTTGTGGCGTTGAAAACCTTAATAAACTGCTGCAGGCGGCGTTAAACCCCCATACGGAGAACAAGGCCGCCATTATCGGCGTGAATCAGTTGTTCCGGGAAGGGGATAAAGTAATGCAAACCCGCAATAATTATATCAAGCGGGTGTTCAACGGCGATATCGGCTTCATTTTAGCCATCGAGGAAGGAAAAGTCATTGTCCGTTACCCGGATGATGATGTGGTATATGACCGGGGTGAGCACGATGAACTTACCCTGGCCTACGCCATGAGCGTACACAAAAGCCAGGGCAGTGAATATCCGGTGGTTATTATGCCCTTAACCCCGGGGCATCACATCATGCTGCAGCGCAATCTTTTGTATACCGCCATCACCCGGGCCAGGGAACGGGTTATTTTGCTGGGGACGCGGGCCGCGTTACAGACGGCTGTCGGCAATGACCGTACCCGCAGACGCTATTCCCTTCTGGCTGAGCGGATTCGGGGAGAAGGATTATGCTAG
- a CDS encoding ComF family protein, with amino-acid sequence MLGGWLNAVLDILFPPRCPACRQWVGIHGAWCARCFGELMSVRQIPLAEHRLKYLDECLVLSDYTGPLQRLIRDMKFRSLKQHAPSLTYVVEQGMKERSGGMQARSVIPVPLSRQRLKERGFNQTEAIFKPWAAKQGLNWLDGLERIRLTAPQWELNLTERRKNIKGAFRVTRPEDVKGHCILLVDDIFTTGITLDECAKVLKQAGAVKVKALTLASGAR; translated from the coding sequence ATGCTAGGCGGCTGGCTGAACGCTGTTTTGGACATTCTTTTTCCGCCCCGCTGTCCGGCCTGCCGGCAATGGGTCGGGATTCACGGCGCGTGGTGCGCCCGGTGTTTTGGCGAATTAATGTCCGTAAGACAGATCCCGCTGGCGGAACATCGCCTGAAATATCTTGACGAATGCCTGGTACTGAGCGATTATACCGGACCGCTGCAGCGTCTTATCCGGGACATGAAATTTCGCAGCTTAAAGCAGCATGCCCCCAGTCTGACCTATGTGGTGGAACAGGGGATGAAGGAGCGCAGCGGGGGGATGCAGGCGCGCAGTGTCATACCGGTTCCCCTCAGCAGGCAACGGCTGAAAGAACGGGGTTTTAATCAAACCGAGGCAATATTTAAACCATGGGCCGCCAAGCAGGGATTAAACTGGCTGGACGGCCTGGAACGAATACGCCTGACTGCCCCGCAATGGGAACTGAACCTCACCGAACGCCGCAAAAATATAAAAGGCGCGTTTCGCGTAACGCGCCCCGAGGACGTAAAAGGCCACTGCATTCTCTTGGTCGACGATATCTTCACCACCGGCATCACCCTGGACGAGTGCGCCAAAGTCCTAAAACAAGCCGGCGCCGTTAAAGTAAAAGCCCTAACCCTAGCCAGCGGCGCAAGATAG
- a CDS encoding HD-GYP domain-containing protein: protein MLTLMEDPDVYPDGGEASNSIIASLLHLIELKNFKLFLHSQQVANYSVSVAAKMRLSPEEIERIRLAALLHDLGHLTVPNAILAKMPYLSTREMSVFKNHCNAGSAMLENISCCQELIPYIRHHHERFDGKGYPKRLKGVNIPLGARIIAVTNYYDRFINPCTHFWVKTRDEAAQELFSLSGMAFDPDVVKAFVDALG from the coding sequence ATGTTGACACTTATGGAAGACCCGGACGTTTATCCCGACGGCGGGGAAGCGTCAAACAGTATAATTGCAAGCCTATTGCATCTCATCGAACTGAAAAACTTCAAATTATTTCTCCATAGTCAGCAGGTGGCCAATTATTCTGTCAGTGTGGCTGCCAAGATGCGTCTGTCCCCAGAGGAAATTGAGCGGATCCGTTTGGCTGCGCTGCTGCATGACCTGGGGCATTTGACCGTTCCCAATGCGATACTGGCTAAAATGCCTTACCTCTCCACCCGCGAAATGAGCGTATTTAAGAATCATTGCAATGCCGGCAGCGCCATGTTGGAAAATATCTCCTGCTGTCAGGAGCTTATTCCCTATATCCGGCATCATCATGAGCGTTTTGACGGCAAAGGATATCCGAAAAGACTGAAAGGGGTTAATATTCCTCTCGGGGCCAGAATCATCGCCGTAACCAATTACTATGACCGGTTTATCAATCCTTGCACTCACTTTTGGGTAAAAACGCGGGATGAAGCGGCACAGGAGCTGTTCAGCCTGTCCGGCATGGCTTTTGATCCTGATGTGGTGAAAGCTTTTGTCGATGCATTGGGGTAG
- a CDS encoding flagellar protein, which produces MELANCPECGKVYLENSYKMCPDCYHQEEEDAEKVVEYLRDKNKATIDEIHKATGVKHKIILHLLRRGRIVGEILYPCESCGELISSGRICYECSKSLMDQLDVWKQKEEKSKKDGISHQEYSRMYGNLNNPKKEIEKKF; this is translated from the coding sequence ATGGAACTGGCGAATTGCCCCGAATGCGGCAAGGTGTACCTGGAAAACTCATACAAAATGTGCCCTGACTGTTACCATCAGGAAGAGGAGGATGCGGAGAAAGTCGTCGAATATTTACGGGATAAAAATAAAGCAACCATTGACGAAATACACAAAGCAACAGGCGTCAAGCATAAGATAATCCTGCATTTGTTGCGGCGCGGCCGCATTGTCGGGGAAATCCTTTACCCCTGTGAGAGTTGCGGCGAATTAATCAGCAGCGGGCGGATCTGCTATGAATGCAGTAAAAGCCTCATGGACCAATTAGATGTATGGAAGCAAAAGGAAGAAAAAAGCAAGAAGGACGGAATTTCCCACCAAGAGTATTCGCGCATGTATGGAAATCTTAACAACCCGAAAAAAGAGATTGAAAAAAAGTTTTAA
- the flgM gene encoding flagellar biosynthesis anti-sigma factor FlgM: MNIKNIQNVSKVYGQSKSAAKPASPLSPGSSQRPDEVVLSSQAQEFSQILKNIRDLPEVREAKVKEFANRIAAGNYKVSAEDIANQIIAYSKIGR, encoded by the coding sequence ATGAATATAAAAAATATCCAAAACGTATCAAAAGTCTACGGACAGAGCAAGAGCGCCGCAAAACCGGCTTCACCCCTAAGCCCCGGTTCTTCCCAGCGCCCGGATGAGGTTGTGCTGTCCAGCCAGGCGCAGGAGTTCAGCCAGATATTGAAAAACATCCGTGATTTGCCTGAAGTGAGAGAAGCCAAGGTAAAGGAGTTTGCAAACCGTATCGCCGCCGGCAATTACAAAGTCAGTGCCGAGGATATTGCCAACCAGATCATAGCCTATTCGAAAATTGGCCGTTAA
- a CDS encoding flagellar protein FlgN yields the protein MTAIWEKLITIMHQTIQLYQTLLELSRQKREALVAVNIQEVESITRQEELLIIEAGKLEKSRQAAIEQIIARHNLSAANPTLMQVKELADEQTAARIESIGEQIASLVKELVALNQLNTKLINQSLEYINFSINVMTQAAAEPTYSPQASQPQPRSILDWKV from the coding sequence ATGACTGCCATTTGGGAAAAGCTGATTACCATCATGCACCAAACCATCCAGCTATATCAGACCCTGCTGGAATTAAGCCGGCAAAAACGCGAGGCTCTTGTGGCGGTAAATATTCAGGAAGTCGAATCCATCACCAGGCAGGAGGAATTGTTGATTATTGAGGCTGGCAAACTGGAAAAGTCGCGGCAAGCGGCGATTGAACAAATTATTGCCCGGCATAATTTATCAGCTGCCAACCCCACCCTGATGCAAGTGAAGGAATTGGCGGATGAACAAACGGCTGCCAGGATTGAATCAATCGGGGAGCAGATTGCAAGCCTGGTAAAAGAACTGGTCGCTTTAAATCAGTTAAACACCAAGCTAATTAATCAATCGTTGGAATATATTAATTTCAGTATCAATGTCATGACCCAGGCTGCAGCCGAGCCCACTTACAGCCCGCAGGCCAGTCAACCCCAACCCCGCTCCATACTTGACTGGAAAGTATAG
- the flgK gene encoding flagellar hook-associated protein FlgK — protein sequence MRSTFSGLNTVTRGLFAQQMALDTVGHNVANASSDGYSRQRVNVAATFSQTIYAGSGPKQIGTGVSITSITRARDVLLDRQMWDESPTLSYGQTIQDNLGKIETIFGDPSDTGIQSILDSFWTAWSNLSTDGSNAANRSEVIQRGVQLADAVQTAKDQLWSTVDDINDVIDKRVGTVNQITAEILSLNKSISLQEMGGASNANDLRDRRDYLVDQLSGIINVNVREDSDGNYVVQTTGGVLVDGHNVNQLDIQKGPEATGQYNYEIYNVVFKDDPTKVINFSNGEIRGLMDVRDSDIYGVKGYLDKLAGVSKFLLEEFNDVHRGGIDLNGNTDINFFGTATENYNDATNFAAIFGTAAPANYQWINALQVNPALLAPSDGTSKVAARTQFGSLAITKSNYNGGDASLSGKFTGTLPLAAPLSYTVTISGVNADGRVTGVTCSVAGAVTQLTPDTGTADVFTLPNGVRIRIATDTDNIVGNTYTFTVDNDSFQGVAAGDNAVNLGNRLKTDISATIGSMSLDSYYQTSVGTLGVQKQNAKRLTDNQQTLVDQITNARESVSGVNMDEELSNMIRFQKGYSSIARVLTALDESYDKLINGTGVVGR from the coding sequence ATGAGATCTACGTTTAGCGGTCTTAATACGGTAACACGCGGTTTATTTGCCCAACAGATGGCTTTGGACACCGTCGGCCACAACGTCGCCAACGCCAGTTCCGACGGCTATTCCCGCCAGCGGGTGAATGTGGCGGCTACATTTTCCCAGACTATCTATGCCGGCAGCGGTCCTAAACAGATTGGCACCGGTGTTTCCATTACTTCCATTACCCGGGCCAGGGACGTTTTGCTGGACCGGCAGATGTGGGACGAGTCCCCCACTTTATCCTACGGACAAACCATTCAGGATAACCTGGGAAAAATCGAAACTATTTTTGGTGATCCTTCCGATACCGGCATCCAGTCTATATTGGATTCCTTTTGGACGGCATGGAGCAATCTGTCTACCGATGGCTCAAATGCCGCCAACCGGTCGGAAGTCATTCAGCGCGGCGTACAACTGGCGGATGCCGTCCAAACGGCCAAGGACCAGCTGTGGAGTACGGTGGATGATATCAATGATGTGATTGACAAGCGCGTCGGCACGGTCAACCAGATTACAGCCGAGATTTTGTCGCTGAACAAATCAATTTCCCTGCAGGAAATGGGCGGCGCCAGTAATGCCAACGATCTGAGAGACCGGCGCGACTATCTGGTTGATCAGCTGTCCGGGATCATCAACGTAAATGTCCGGGAAGACAGTGACGGGAATTACGTGGTGCAAACTACCGGCGGAGTGCTGGTTGACGGGCATAATGTCAATCAACTGGATATTCAAAAAGGCCCGGAAGCCACCGGGCAGTATAATTACGAAATCTATAACGTCGTGTTTAAGGACGATCCTACTAAGGTTATCAATTTTTCCAACGGAGAAATTCGCGGGTTAATGGATGTTCGCGATTCGGATATTTACGGCGTAAAAGGTTATCTGGACAAGCTGGCCGGCGTGAGCAAGTTTCTGTTAGAGGAATTTAACGATGTGCACCGGGGCGGCATTGATTTAAATGGCAACACCGACATAAATTTTTTTGGGACTGCCACTGAGAATTACAATGATGCAACAAATTTTGCCGCTATTTTTGGTACCGCTGCTCCGGCAAATTATCAGTGGATTAATGCCTTGCAGGTAAATCCGGCTTTGCTTGCTCCCTCAGACGGGACTTCCAAAGTGGCTGCCCGGACCCAGTTTGGTTCTCTGGCGATAACGAAGAGTAACTATAACGGGGGAGATGCCAGTCTAAGCGGAAAATTTACAGGGACTTTACCCCTTGCCGCGCCGCTAAGCTATACTGTGACCATCAGCGGCGTTAATGCCGACGGCCGGGTGACCGGCGTGACCTGCTCGGTGGCAGGCGCCGTGACTCAATTAACGCCGGATACGGGCACGGCCGATGTGTTTACTTTGCCCAACGGAGTACGAATCCGTATCGCCACCGACACTGATAATATTGTTGGCAACACGTATACGTTCACGGTTGACAATGATTCCTTCCAGGGTGTCGCCGCCGGCGATAATGCCGTTAATCTTGGCAACCGTTTGAAAACGGATATTTCCGCCACTATCGGCAGTATGTCCCTGGACTCCTATTATCAAACATCGGTGGGAACTTTGGGCGTTCAGAAGCAAAACGCCAAGAGACTTACAGATAATCAGCAAACCTTGGTGGACCAGATTACCAACGCCCGGGAATCGGTATCCGGCGTGAACATGGACGAGGAATTATCCAATATGATCAGGTTTCAGAAGGGATATAGCTCCATTGCCAGAGTCCTCACCGCTCTGGACGAAAGCTATGACAAGCTAATCAACGGCACCGGCGTTGTCGGCCGATAA
- the flgL gene encoding flagellar hook-associated protein FlgL has protein sequence MVTRISNNMVYYNFLSSLNKSLNKQYTLQEQLADGKAIHRPSDDPVKTMRSLRFTVSLTENEEYTKHVSDARSWMETTDGALYDINNVIQSARELVIGGIEPNPAIAYETIAEQLDGLINHMVELGNTKLGDRYIFAGQADRMNSKPPFERQNVPAAVATAAGLFEADGVTPQTDQVVYNGDTQKISMVIKPGAVTPAQDSVNLTGQDLFGDPDTHALTAVDMDGDGTNDTKICDVFNMLIQIKQEFQKNPPDLTWLSGTGLGNIDKIHDQVLKAQTTIGSRSVAYEMAENMLTKFNTQINADIGANEDLDLSKGIVDFKTAETVYRTALSVGARIMPVSLADFLN, from the coding sequence ATGGTCACGCGTATTTCCAATAATATGGTTTATTATAACTTTCTGTCCAGTTTAAATAAGTCTCTCAACAAGCAATACACCCTCCAGGAGCAGCTTGCCGACGGCAAGGCCATTCACCGGCCTTCCGACGATCCGGTCAAGACCATGCGCAGCCTGCGGTTTACCGTGAGTTTGACGGAAAATGAGGAATATACCAAGCATGTTTCCGATGCCAGATCATGGATGGAAACCACTGACGGAGCGCTCTATGATATAAATAATGTCATCCAAAGCGCTCGCGAACTTGTCATCGGGGGTATAGAACCGAACCCGGCAATTGCCTATGAGACCATAGCGGAACAACTGGACGGACTTATCAATCATATGGTTGAGCTCGGCAACACGAAACTGGGCGACCGTTATATTTTTGCCGGACAAGCCGACAGGATGAACAGTAAACCGCCGTTTGAGCGGCAGAACGTCCCTGCTGCAGTCGCCACGGCTGCAGGCTTGTTTGAGGCAGATGGCGTGACGCCGCAAACGGATCAAGTGGTTTACAACGGCGACACGCAAAAAATATCCATGGTCATCAAGCCGGGAGCGGTAACTCCTGCTCAGGACAGTGTCAACCTTACCGGTCAGGATCTTTTCGGTGATCCGGATACCCATGCCCTGACAGCTGTGGATATGGACGGGGATGGCACCAATGACACAAAAATCTGCGACGTATTTAATATGTTGATCCAAATCAAGCAGGAGTTTCAAAAGAATCCTCCCGATCTTACCTGGCTTTCCGGCACAGGTCTTGGCAATATTGACAAAATCCACGACCAGGTTCTCAAAGCCCAGACGACAATCGGTTCCCGTTCCGTTGCCTACGAGATGGCGGAAAACATGCTGACCAAGTTTAATACGCAAATTAACGCCGATATCGGCGCCAACGAGGACTTGGACCTTTCCAAAGGCATTGTTGATTTTAAAACAGCCGAGACCGTATACCGCACCGCTCTTTCCGTAGGTGCGCGCATTATGCCGGTTTCTTTAGCCGACTTTTTAAACTAG